The window ACAGGGGATACATGAACCAGAAAGGCAAACCACAGGTGTTCATCTTTCAGGATAAGTAGCAAAGGATTGCTTTATAAAAAAGCTGCCTGCAGGGATCTACAGGCAGCTTTTTTATTAATAATCTAATTTGAGATTCAGCAGTTGTATTCTTCTTTTCAGGGCATCAATATCAATGCTGATGCCGTATTTCATTCTGATGTAGCGATGCAGTGCTTCCAGGCGAAGACCACGCTGAACTCCACTAACAAGGGTGTTGTCGATTACGTCACTCATAGTAATTTTTTTATTCTGGCAGGAATTTGATCTTAAGATAGAAACTTTTATGACAATTTGCCAAAAATAATACATGAACTTTATATTAAAAGTTCCTTATAGCCAACTGGTTACTACAATTGTTTTACGCCATTGCTGCTGATAACCATCTACTCCAAAGACAGAAAGTACTACGATATAGTATCCATTTCTTACACGTTCTCCGGCATTGTTGGTGCCATTCCAGTTCAAGATTCCTGTCTGGCCTAAGAGCTGGTTATTGGCCAGCCGGTTTATTTCCCTACCGCCTGCATCAAAGATATAAAGTGTACCACTAAGACCCGGTCTGGGCAAGTGGTAGTGAATGAATGCTACATCATCTACACCATCTGGTGTTGGCTCCACTACTTCAGGCTCTATTGTTAATACCGCTGTGCCAGGCTCCAGGGAGCGGGCCTGAAGGTTAGGCAGGCCAGGGCTGCCCCAGTCTGGAGAGGCTGCAGAGGTCCAGTTTGCCCTAAGCAGGGCAGGCCTTGCAGGATCTATCCGTTCCAGCGAAACTCCCCGCCGGTCGGAAAGCAGCGGGTGGTGCAGGGCATCGGAAAAGGGAGCCACTTCTGCCGGCTGAAAAGAGGGGGTTAAGAGCACCAGTGTATCACCACTGTTGCGCAGGTTTGGAAATCCCGACAGTTGCACAAAACTGGCAGCAGGAGACTGCGGAAAAGCTGCCTGCACTGCTCCGGGATTTGGCGTGAGCACCAGAAACGCTTTAGGTGCGAGCAGCAGCAGTTCACTACTAAGTATGGCAGAAGATTTTACGCTGCCTTCCCTTAAACCCAGGTACCACCCCTGCAGATTTAAATAATCGGCAGTAGGGTTATACAACTCTACCCACTCGGGAGCCCCCGCTAGTGGGTTGTACATGATTTCGTTGATCTGTAGGTCTCCGGCTTCTGCTGCTTTGGGAGTGATCACAGCTGCTGTTAGTGTTGCTGCAGCATTACCACTACAATCTCTGAAACCCTCCAAACGAATGCTGTAGTTACTATCCTGCTGCAGAGGCGCCTCAAGCACCACCACCACCTGCTGACCACGGTGCTGAAGTGCAGTAACGGGCAGCGGGGGCTCTAATACTACCTCTGCTGAGGTTAAAGCAAGGGGAGAAACATACTCATCAAACAACAGCACCACTTGCTGTGGTCCTGCTGCTACCGCCTGCAGCAGTTGCGGCGGGCTATTATCCGGGGTAGTATCCAGCACAGCGTTTGGAGCCGCGGGTGTTGCACCTTTTGCATCTGCTGAGGCGCGCCAGTTAAGGGGTTGGCTGCACTGGCTGTAGGGGTTAATTTGCTCCAGCGACCAGCCTCCTTCTGCCTTGCCTGCCTCACGGTACCAGTTTAAGGTGTAGCTGAGGCTATCAAGTACAATGCCTCCGGAGCTGTGGGTGAGCTGTAAACTGCCGCCACTGTTGCTAAGGTTCTTCCAGCCCTGCACCTCTGCTACCGGCCCATATGCTGCATACGGCTCCTGCCGGCCTGCCGGCACCAGCAGCACATAGGCACCTGGCGCCAGTACGAAATCGGGCAGGCGGCCGCCACTCAGGCGCAAATCCTGCAAATTATAGGGTGTATCAGATGCATTGAACAATTCCACAAACTCGGCGTCGGCCGCTGTCGGTAATACCACGGGCTGCGGTCTAAGGGTTCCTTTAGGGTTAGGGTCTGCAAATATTTCATTGATCACCACATCCCGATATTGAGGGCCGGGTGTGTAGACAAAGCTTAAGCTGGTAGGGGACAGGGCATCACCCGCTGCCGCGGGTATAATGCCTGTAGCAGTAAGGGTGTAGTTATCCGGATGTAGCGGCGCAACCTCCAGTAGTACCTGGCGGGGATTATCGGCTTGTAAAGTGGCTGACCTGATTTCTGTCAGCGGACTAAGGCTGTAATTGCTTATATCTTCGGCAGAGGTTCTCTCCACTGTCCTGTTAAAGAGGAGCAGAATTTCCGTGCGGGAGCGGGCTTCGGCAGACAGTAGCGCCAAATCTGCACCTTCTGCTGTTACCGCTACATCATCGAGTAAAATGCGGGCGGCGGTGCCGCTGCCCTCTTCGCTGCGCCGTACCTGCCAGCGTATTACCGCATCGGGATTTTGCATGAGTGCCGGCGGCAGGTTAAAACTATAGAGCTGGTAATCTGTATCTGCATTGGGAAAAGCAGTTTCGCCTCCCACAGCTACAGGATTGCTGAAGCTGGCACCACCATCGGCAGAAAAGCTTAGCAAGAGCCGGGAGGCACGGGTGCCGGTACCATTTCCGGCACTGCGGGCCCAAAAGCCAAGGCTGGCTTCTTCAAGGCTACTGGCATCCAGCAGCAGGCGTATGTCTGCTGTAAAAGTAGTGGTAGGTTCTGCAACCAGCGCCGCACTGCCGCTATTAGCTCCTGTGGTGCTGCGGTAAATGCGGGAACTGTTGCCCACTTCGTTGGCCCACCAGTGGGGTAAGAACTGCACCTGGGTTCCGGCAACAAAATTTTCTTCAAAACTTTGGGTGTACGGAATGTTGCTTATCTGCCCAAATACCAAATTTATTCTAAAAAAGAGGCAAAGGGCCAAGGCCATTGTTGCTGTTCTTTTCATATAAAAGAAAATTTTGTTGTACTTTTGCCAGTCATTAAATAACCTAATAACAAATGAAACTGGCGGTAGTTGGCGCCACCGGTCTGGTGGGCACCGAAATTCTTAAAGTACTGGAAGAAAGAAACTTCGAGTTCGACGAGTTGTACCCTGTAGCTTCTGAGCGCTCAGTGGGTAAACAGGTGAAGTTTAAGGGAAAGGAATATGCCATTATTGGCATGAAAGAGGCTATTGCCAAAAAGCCTGACATTGCTATTTTTTCTGCCGGCGGAGGTACTTCCCTGGAATGGGCTCCCCAGTTTGCAGAAGTAGGTACGATCGTTATCGATAACTCATCTGCCTGGCGCATGAACCCTAAGAATAAACTGGTGGTGCCGGAGGTAAATGGCGATGTGCTGCGCATCGACGACCGAGTTATTGCAAACCCTAACTGCTCTACCATACAAATGGTGCTGGCCCTGGCGCCCCTGCACAAGCAATACCGCATTAAGCGTATTGTGGTTTCTACTTACCAGTCTGTAACCGGTACCGGGAAAAACGCTGTTGACCAGCTAATGGCAGAGCGGGCA of the Flammeovirgaceae bacterium 311 genome contains:
- a CDS encoding aspartate-semialdehyde dehydrogenase (COG0136 Aspartate-semialdehyde dehydrogenase), with amino-acid sequence MKLAVVGATGLVGTEILKVLEERNFEFDELYPVASERSVGKQVKFKGKEYAIIGMKEAIAKKPDIAIFSAGGGTSLEWAPQFAEVGTIVIDNSSAWRMNPKNKLVVPEVNGDVLRIDDRVIANPNCSTIQMVLALAPLHKQYRIKRIVVSTYQSVTGTGKNAVDQLMAERAGQKVENGPYPYRIDLNLLPQIDVFMDNGYTKEEMKMVNETKKIMGDDSIQVTATCVRVPVMGGHSEAVNVEFEEDYTLEEVRRLLSQTPGVVVEDDPANKVYPMPLNSHGRDEVFVGRLRRDESQPKTLNMWIVADNLRKGAATNAVQIAEFMLEHSLVH